From a region of the Syngnathoides biaculeatus isolate LvHL_M chromosome 2, ASM1980259v1, whole genome shotgun sequence genome:
- the LOC133509470 gene encoding golgin subfamily A member 6-like protein 7 yields MDYLHSDSVHQIGKMENKSEDHNSKTPSKNKNNFHAKMAEPENFDRYLEQKKVQRAEAMTAKRADNLKLMEAILAQEQRVKGLELVLERQNLINENFRQMADKKLGEEGIRFDKMNRYKQMKNAEIDKLNEQIGEMKKEIPEIEDTLSKYERYKRSIYKLAASDHQANQHVLPDHEQVLERMENLREQNQFLLPYAVKNNYALLGQQQKFEHTRKKNQQNLENLRTEISTVKAKIEEERKTSLKISQMVKLYKENRNAELEKELESLTAKVTKVYRSCATSSHFLNPLKKMKHVEEQVFALMGKIDSIPKELLKKMQTNFYRKRLQEEEQRIQREREDKRLRRSALRSQQKAKIDQKEVRPKRVMVRYKVVTRPKAASKKAHAAEKKPKTFEDEIWEDVVQAGDGACVLLPRLVADKTKSAKKATKEQNVPSADVKQPRKKTAKADLEQPHLPPVPAKDKPVEELVPPPFPITPPPYTDPLRDLRAAKREAPCFRSQGINKSLLLQLGPKKPEPTWT; encoded by the coding sequence ATGGACTACCTACATTCCGACAGCGTACATCAAATTGGCAAAATGGAGAATAAATCCGAAGACCATAACAGCAAGACCCcgtctaaaaacaaaaacaattttcatgCAAAGATGGCAGAACCGGAAAACTTTGACCGGTACCTTGAGCAAAAGAAGGTCCAACGCGCTGAAGCCATGACGGCCAAGAGGGCGGATAATCTGAAGTTGATGGAGGCCATATTAGCCCAGGAACAAAGAGTGAAAGGTCTTGAACTCGTCCTCGAGAGGCAAAACCTAATCAATGAAAACTTTCGGCAGATGGCAGACAAGAAATTGGGTGAGGAAGGCATCCGTTTTGACAAAATGAACAggtacaaacaaatgaaaaatgccgAAATTGACAAGCTTAATGAGCAAATTGGGGAAATGAAGAAGGAAATCCCCGAGATCGAGGACACGCTGAGCAAATACGAACGCTACAAACGCAGCATTTACAAGCTGGCTGCCTCGGACCATCAAGCGAATCAACACGTCCTGCCGGATCACGAACAGGTGTTGGAACGAATGGAAAACCTGAGAGAGCAAAACCAGTTCCTGCTGCCCTACGCTGTCAAGAACAACTACGCGCTGCTCGGCCAGCAGCAAAAATTCGAACACACCAGGAAGAAGAACCAGCAGAACCTGGAGAATCTCCGAACGGAGATCAGTACCGTCAAGGCCAAAATCGAGGAAGAGAGAAAAACATCCTTGAAAATTTCTCAGATGGTGAAACTCTACAAAGAAAATAGGAATGCAGAGCTTGAAAAGGAGTTGGAGTCGCTGACTGCCAAGGTGACAAAAGTGTACCGCTCTTGCGCGACTTCCAGTCATTTCTTAAACCCACTGAAGAAGATGAAACACGTGGAGGAACAGGTTTTTGCGCTCATGGGGAAGATTGACAGCATCCCGAAGGAGCTCTTGAAGAAGATGCAGACAAACTTCTATCGGAAGAGATTGCAGGAAGAAGAACAACGCATACAACGCGAAAGGGAGGACAAAAGGTTGAGGAGGTCGGCGCTGAGGTCTCAACAGAAAGCCAAGATTGACCAGAAAGAGGTCCGTCCCAAACGTGTCATGGTACGCTACAAAGTGGTCACTCGGCCCAAGGCGGCCAGCAAGAAGGCTCACGCTGCCGagaaaaaacccaaaaccttCGAAGACGAGATCTGGGAAGACGTGGTGCAAGCCGGGGACGGCGCCTGCGTGCTTCTGCCGCGCCTCGTTGCAGACAAGACCAAATCGGCCAAAAAGGCCACCAAGGAGCAAAACGTCCCCAGCGCTGACGTCAAGCAACCCCGCAAAAAGACAGCCAAGGCCGACCTTGAGCAGCCACATTTGCCGCCCGTTCCCGCGAAGGACAAACCTGTGGAAGAACTGGTGCCGCCCCCCTTCCCCATCACACCGCCCCCCTACACGGACCCCCTCAGAGACCTCCGTGCAGCCAAGCGAGAAGCCCCCTGCTTCCGTTCCCAGGGCATCAACAAATCTTTGCTTCTCCAATTGGGACCGAAAAAACCAGAGCCAACTTGGACGTAA
- the arhgap1 gene encoding rho GTPase-activating protein 1 yields MSSELLVDLSEDQTTAQLGHLKLATLEDQQWPPDESNLTKSETDLSQRFDASSPHLPWDHPFYDIARHQIIEVAGDDNFGRKVIVFNACRMPPQHQLDHHKLLMYLKGTLDQYVESDYTLIYFHHGLTNENKPSLSWLRDAYREFDRKYKKNIKALYIVHPTMFIKTLLILFKPIISFKFGRKLNYVSYLSELEDVVKCDQLIIPARVKEYDNKLRASLKPSSQPPMSPLRSPPLPNQVFGVPLELLRKRSPDGDPVPVVMRDTISFLSEQGLEIEGIFRRSANVTLVKEVQLRYNSGKAVNFREMENVHLAAVILKTFLRELPEPLLTYQLYNDIVNFASVSSDSQVTVMKTLVESLPEENYATLRYLITFLAQVTANSDINKMTNSNLAVVFGPNLLWGRDNAMSLSAIGPINNFTRCLLDQQHLVFA; encoded by the exons ATGTCTTCCGAGCTGCTTGTGGATTTGAGCGAGGACCAGACGACAGCGCAGCTGGGCCACCTGAAGCTGGCCACATTAGAGGACCAGCAGTGGCCGCCGGATGAGTCAAATCTCACCAAGTCTG AGACCGATCTCTCTCAGCGGTTCGATGCCAGTTCTCCCCACCTTCCGTGGGACCACCCCTTCTACGACATCGCCCGGCATCAAATCATCGAAGTTGCGG GTGATGACAACTTCGGCAGAAAAGTTATTGTGTTTAATGCCTGCCGGATGCCCCCCCAGCACCAACTGGACCATCACAAGCTGCTGAT GTATCTGAAAGGAACCTTGGACCAATATGTTGAAAGTGACTACACCCTGATCTACTTCCATCACGGGCTGACCAACGAGAACAAGCCATCACTCAGCTGGCTACGGGATGCTTACAGGGAGTTTGACAGGAA GTATAAGAAGAACATCAAAGCCTTGTATATTGTACATCCCACCATGTTCATCAAGACCCTGCTGATCCTGTTCAAACCCATCATCAG TTTTAAGTTTGGGAGGAAACTCAACTATGTGAGCTATCTGAGTGAGCTGGAGGACGTGGTCAAGTGTGACCAGCTCATCATTCCAGCCCGTGTCAAAGA atATGACAACAAGTTGCGAGCCTCCCTGAAGCCAAGCTCCCAGCCTCCTATGTCTCCTCTTCGGAGTCCCCCTCTCCCCAACCAGGTCTTTGGGGTTCCCCTTGAATT GTTGAGAAAGAGGAGTCCAGATGGAGATCCAGTTCCTGTAGTAATGAGAGACACTATAAGTTTCCTGTCAGAGCAAG GTCTAGAGATAGAAGGAATCTTCCGACGTTCGGCCAATGTGACTTTGGTGAAGGAGGTCCAGCTCAGATATAACTCAG GGAAAGCGGTGAACTTCCGAGAGATGGAAAATGTCCACTTGGCGGCAGTCATCTTGAAGACCTTCCTTAGAGAGCTGCCCGAGCCACTGCTGACCTACCAGCTCTACAATGACATTGTCAATTTTGCCT CTGTGTCCAGTGACAGTCAGGTGACCGTCATGAAGACACTGGTGGAATCACTGCCAGAGGAGAACTACGCCACACTCAGATACCTAATCACATTTCTAGCACAG GTAACCGCGAACAGTGACATCAATAAGATGACCAACAGCAACTTGGCTGTGGTGTTTGGGCCAAACCTGCTGTGGGGGCGGGACAACGCCATGTCACTCAGCGCCATTGGCCCAATCAACAACTTCACCCGGTGCCTGTTGGACCAGCAGCACCTGGTCTTTGCCTAA